From the genome of Sphingopyxis sp. DBS4:
ACGATCAGGTCGCCTGCCAGCGCAAGCTCAAGACCGCCGGTATAACAATAGCCGTGAACAGCCGTGATCACTGGTTGCGGCAGGTTGGCGAGACGCTCGATCGTCTCCGACTGGAAGTTGGGTGTCGGCGGCTCCTCTCCCTGCTCGATATCGGCGAGGTCGTGGCCGGCCGAAAAGCAACGGCCGGCACCGCGCAGCACGACGACCCCGATGCTGGTGTCGCCCGCGATATCATCGATGTGTCGCCGCAGTTCCCTGAACATCGCGACGGTCAGCGCGTTGAGCTTTTCGGGCCGGTTGAGCGTCAGCATGGCGCATCCCGCAGCGTCGGTCCGGATGATCTGGTCGGTCAACGATAATCTCCTCAGCGCGAGCCCTGCCCGTCGTCGACCTTGATGATCGTGCCGGTGACGAAGTCGGAGGACGGGGAAACGAGAAACATCAGCGCGCCATCAAGCTGTTCGGGGCGCCCGATGCGTTTGCGCGGAAAGGCCGACACCATCTGGTCGCTCATCCGCGCGAACATTCCGTCGGTCATTTCGGAAGCGAAAACACCGGGCGCGATGCCGTTCACGTTGATGCCGAATTTCGCCCACTCGACTGCAAGCGTCTCGGTCATGCGAACGAGCGCACTTTTCGTCACCGAATAGAGCGCTGCGGCGCCGCCCGAATATTCGAATGCGGCCATCGACGCGATGTTGACGATCCGGCCCGGAGTCTTCGCCGCGATCAGTCGCCGAGCAACCTCGGTTGACAGAATGAAGGCGCCGCGCATGTTGGTGTCGATCACCTGATCGATCTTTTCAAGCGTCAGCGCGGTCGCGTGCTGGGCGTCGGGAACACCCGCATTGTTGACGAGGATCGAAACCGGACCAAGCCGCCGCTCGATCTCGTCGACCACCGCGGCGATGCCGCCGACCGCCGCGACATCAAGCGCGAACGGTTCGGCGACACCCCCCTCCGCGCGGATTTCGGCAGTCAACTGGTCGAGCCGCTGGGCGCGCCGCGCCGCAATCGCCACCTTGGCGCCGCATGCGGCCAATATCCTGGCGAAACGCCAGCCGAGGCCAGACGACGCTCCGGTCACCAAGGCCGTCTGTCCGGAGAGGTCGAATGAAAATTCAGGGGCGGAAGCAGTCAAAGAAAATATCCTGAGGAGGAAGCGGCGCCGGCAGCAAGGAACCGGCGCCACCGAGAGGAGAGTCAGGGCTGGAAATTATAGGTGAAGGTCAGACCAAAGGTCCGTGGCGCCCCCATCATGCGGTTGAACACGTCGATGCTGCGCGTCGCCGAGGTGTAGTAATATTTGTCCCCGACATTGTTCATCCACGCCATCAGGCGCCATTTCTTGTCGCTATCGGCAAGGCCCACGCGCAGATTGACCAGCGCATAATCCTCGACGACCAACTCGGGCAGCCGGCCGAGCTCCGAATTGGTGGTAGAACGATAGCTGGCGCTCGCACCGAAGATCGCGTTCAGCCTGTCTGAAACAGGCACCTCGTAATTCACATCCCCCGAAAGCTGCCATTTCGGCGAATTGGGAAAGGCCTGGCCGTTGAAGTCGGCTGTGACGCCGTTGGGGTCTTCGGCGACGAATGGCGCCGTGATCTTCGAGTCGACATAGGATGCGTTGCCCGTGATATCGAGCCCGCGGACCGGCGACCAGGCGAGTTGCAGTTCGGCACCGTTGATCCGCGACTTGGGCACATTAAGCAGCCGCAGCAGACGCCCGAAGGAGGGGTCGGCCACGATGCCCAGCAGCTGCTTGTCGCGATAATCATAATGATAGATCGCCGCGTTGAGCTGGAAATCCCGCGAGAAGGCCGCTTTCAGCCCGGCTTCATAGGCGGTCAGCGATTCCTGCAGCGTCGGATCATATTGCGCGGTCGAGGTCGCGGCGAGCGACGGATACCCCCCCGCCTTGTAGCCACGGCTGACGTTGGCATAGACTTTGACGTCGTCGGCGATTTCGTAATCGGCGCCAAAACGCCACGACACATTGTCTTCCTTCAGCCGGCTCGTGACGAGTTGCGGAACCTGCAACGCATCCGCGGTGATACAGCCGCCCGCCGGAATCGGTGCCAGCGCGGGCAGGCCGAGAACGACAGTGCGGACGAAATCATGGAAGCCCGAGAAGACCTGGTTCGTGACGCCGTCGATGTCGCGCGTGCAGCCGACGAAGCGGTTGTTCGAATTGGTGTAGCGCACCCCCGCCTGCAGGGTCAGCGCGTCGGTGAGCTTGAATTCCGCATTACCGAAAAGCGCATAGGTCGTGATGTCCTGATCGTGGCGGAGCCCGAACGAGTAGAAGGGCGGCAGGCCAAGGCCGACGAAGGCGTAGGCCTGGGTGCTTTCGCTGAGATCACCGCTCACGCGCTCGCGCGTCTTGTCGTCGGCATAGTTGGCGCCGATAACGACATAGAGCTGGTCGGTCAGATCGCCGGCGATCCGCAATTCCTGCGCAAAGGATTCGATGTCTCCCATCGTGCGCTGGGTGAGCCCGATCAGCGGCGTTCCATCGAGGTCCTGAAGCTGGTTCTGGTTATATTTGCTGTAGGACGACAGCGACGTCAGCGTCAGCTGGTCGTTGAGATCGTAGTCGATCCGCAGATTCGCCTGAAGGAAATCATTGTCGCGCGCATAATCGCCGGGATTGAAATCGGTCGCGCGATTGTTTCGCGGCGGCACCACGAGCGTCGCAAGGCCGGGGATACTGGCCGCCGCCGTCGGATCGCTCGGCCGGGCAAGAAGATATTGCGGCGACTGGTTATCCGACCGGTCCAGAAAACCATTGAGATTGAGATTGACCCTCAGCGCTTCGGCGGGCGTCCATTCGAGCAGGAAGCGTCCGCTGATCAGATTCTTCTTGCCGTTGGTGTCGCCGGTCGTGGTGCTGTACTGCCAACCGTCGGCCTGTTCCGATTTCACCGCCAGGCGGAATTTCAGCGTGTCCGAGATCGGGCCGCTGACGAAGCCGCCGAGCGTCACTTCGTTGAATCGGCCATATCCGGCGGTCAGCGATCCCTTGAAAACGTCAGTGGGCTTGGCCGCGATCAGGTTGATCGCACCGCCGGTCGCATTCTGGCCGAACAGCGTCCCCTGCGGCCCTGCCAGAACCTCGACGCGCTCGAGATCAAGGAAGCCGCCGCGCGTCTCGACCGTGAAGGGGATCGGCGCCTCGTCCTGATAGACGCTGACCGTCGGCCGTCCGCCGAGCGCGATGTCGTTGAAGCCGACCCCGCGCAATGTGTAGATCGGCGTTCCGATGCGCGATTCGGTATAGGTGAAGCCCGGGACGCTGTTCGCAAGATCGACGGTGCTGTCGATTCCACGGCTGGCGAGTTGTTCCGCCCCAAAGGCCGTCACCGACAGCGGAACATCGTTCAGCGCCTGCTCGCGCTTCTGCGCGGTCACGACGATCGTGCGGTCGGCGTCGTCGGACGGCGCGACCTCCTGGGCCGCGGCCGCGCCGCCAGCGGCCAGGGCCCAGGTGATGGCAAGCGCGCAGGCGCCGAGCGCAATCGGACGGCGCCCTGCTGTCAATGATATAGAATGATCGTTCATCTCGACTCTCCCCACCGCGCTCTTGTCGCCGGGGCGCTGCAGTCCCGCACCGGCCCCGTAACGAAACCCCGGCACGCGATCGCCTTCCCCCGCATTTTTCCTACATCCGCGGATGTTGCCCTTCATATATGCCGGCTTCTGCTTGTCAATCTTTTTTCAACACTAACGTATGTATATATATTTCTACGTTGATTTAATTAGCGACCCGCGATAAACCGCTCTTCGGGCCCCGCCGTTCGGACGGAGGCATCACGCCGTCATGGGAGAAGGCGCTTGGAACAGCCAATCGAAGGATATGTCGCGCCGCAATTCGCCGCCGTGCGCGACGCATTTGCAGCCAATTTCGCACGCGAAGACGCCTATCGCGAACTCGGGGCGTCGCTGGCCGTCTATGTGAAGGGCGAGTTGGTCGTCGACCTTCACGGCGGATGGCGCGACGCGGAGCGTACGACGCGCTGGACCCCCGACACACTTGTCAACATCTGGTCGGCCACGAAGGGCCTGACCGCAATCGAGGTTGCAATGCTCGTCGAGGCCGGAAAGCTCGATTATGCGGCGCCGGTCACCGATTATTGGCCCGAATATGGCGCCAACGGCAAAGGGGCGACCACCGTCGGGCATATCATGTCGCATCAGGCGGGCCTTCCGGGACTAGAAGAACCAACCTCGCTGGAGGATTTCTACGACTGGGACGTCGTGGCCGATCGCCTCGCTCGCCAGGCCCCGTTGTGGGAACCCGGCACGCAGAATTCCTATCATGCGATGACCTACGGCTTTCTGGCGGGTGAACTGGTCCGCCGCACGTCGGGGCTCAACCCGGGCCGTTTCCTGGCCGAGCGCATCGCAGCGCCGCTGGCGGCGGACGTGTTCATCGGCCTGCCCGAAAGCGAGGAGCCTCGCGTGGCGCCGCTCGTCCCTTCGCCGCTCCAGCGCGAATTCACCCTGACCGGCGTGCCGCGCGCGGCAGTCATGGCAGTGACCAACCCCCTGATGGTGGCAACTCACCCGAACGAGCGGGCCTGGCGGGCGGCTGAGATTCCCGCAGGCAACGGCCATGCGACCGCGCGCGGCCTCGCGCGGGTCTATGGCGCGCTCGCCAACGGAGGCACGCTAGATGGCATCCGGATAATGCATCCAGAGACGATAGCGAAGCTCGGCGAATTGCAGACCGACCGCGTCGA
Proteins encoded in this window:
- a CDS encoding SDR family oxidoreductase yields the protein MTASAPEFSFDLSGQTALVTGASSGLGWRFARILAACGAKVAIAARRAQRLDQLTAEIRAEGGVAEPFALDVAAVGGIAAVVDEIERRLGPVSILVNNAGVPDAQHATALTLEKIDQVIDTNMRGAFILSTEVARRLIAAKTPGRIVNIASMAAFEYSGGAAALYSVTKSALVRMTETLAVEWAKFGINVNGIAPGVFASEMTDGMFARMSDQMVSAFPRKRIGRPEQLDGALMFLVSPSSDFVTGTIIKVDDGQGSR
- a CDS encoding serine hydrolase, giving the protein MEQPIEGYVAPQFAAVRDAFAANFAREDAYRELGASLAVYVKGELVVDLHGGWRDAERTTRWTPDTLVNIWSATKGLTAIEVAMLVEAGKLDYAAPVTDYWPEYGANGKGATTVGHIMSHQAGLPGLEEPTSLEDFYDWDVVADRLARQAPLWEPGTQNSYHAMTYGFLAGELVRRTSGLNPGRFLAERIAAPLAADVFIGLPESEEPRVAPLVPSPLQREFTLTGVPRAAVMAVTNPLMVATHPNERAWRAAEIPAGNGHATARGLARVYGALANGGTLDGIRIMHPETIAKLGELQTDRVDILLGHPAYWRQGLAGNIDRMYGPHADTTIGHSGWGGSFGCFDPVHQVGIGYVLNQMGDKTVGDPRCTLLCGEIFECLR
- a CDS encoding TonB-dependent receptor, with the protein product MNDHSISLTAGRRPIALGACALAITWALAAGGAAAAQEVAPSDDADRTIVVTAQKREQALNDVPLSVTAFGAEQLASRGIDSTVDLANSVPGFTYTESRIGTPIYTLRGVGFNDIALGGRPTVSVYQDEAPIPFTVETRGGFLDLERVEVLAGPQGTLFGQNATGGAINLIAAKPTDVFKGSLTAGYGRFNEVTLGGFVSGPISDTLKFRLAVKSEQADGWQYSTTTGDTNGKKNLISGRFLLEWTPAEALRVNLNLNGFLDRSDNQSPQYLLARPSDPTAAASIPGLATLVVPPRNNRATDFNPGDYARDNDFLQANLRIDYDLNDQLTLTSLSSYSKYNQNQLQDLDGTPLIGLTQRTMGDIESFAQELRIAGDLTDQLYVVIGANYADDKTRERVSGDLSESTQAYAFVGLGLPPFYSFGLRHDQDITTYALFGNAEFKLTDALTLQAGVRYTNSNNRFVGCTRDIDGVTNQVFSGFHDFVRTVVLGLPALAPIPAGGCITADALQVPQLVTSRLKEDNVSWRFGADYEIADDVKVYANVSRGYKAGGYPSLAATSTAQYDPTLQESLTAYEAGLKAAFSRDFQLNAAIYHYDYRDKQLLGIVADPSFGRLLRLLNVPKSRINGAELQLAWSPVRGLDITGNASYVDSKITAPFVAEDPNGVTADFNGQAFPNSPKWQLSGDVNYEVPVSDRLNAIFGASASYRSTTNSELGRLPELVVEDYALVNLRVGLADSDKKWRLMAWMNNVGDKYYYTSATRSIDVFNRMMGAPRTFGLTFTYNFQP